One segment of Dehalococcoidia bacterium DNA contains the following:
- a CDS encoding crotonase/enoyl-CoA hydratase family protein encodes MAERTVLFETRGPIARIVLNRPHRLNAINAQMVRELEEAIARANADPQVKVLILSGAGRAFCAGYDLEWGTRAEEEAQEATGGIWDPVRDYLMMWRNVRTFMSLWESPKPTIAQVHGWCVGGGTDMALCCDLIFVAEDAQIGYPPARIWGQPTTVMWVYRLGLEHAKRLMLSGQPLTGKEAVQVGLASAAFPAHRLPEEVEAYAHRLSSIPLNQLVMSKLLVNQAYENMGLRTSQILGTFLDGIARHTPEGIAWRRTVLEEGLREALRRRDAPFGDYSQGSR; translated from the coding sequence ATGGCTGAGAGGACAGTCCTATTTGAGACCCGAGGGCCCATAGCCCGCATTGTCCTCAACAGGCCCCACAGGCTCAACGCCATCAACGCCCAGATGGTTCGCGAGCTGGAGGAGGCCATAGCCAGGGCCAATGCCGATCCCCAGGTGAAGGTCCTCATCCTCTCGGGGGCCGGACGAGCATTCTGTGCCGGCTACGACTTGGAGTGGGGCACTAGAGCTGAGGAGGAGGCACAAGAGGCCACCGGCGGCATCTGGGACCCGGTGCGCGACTATCTCATGATGTGGCGCAACGTGCGCACCTTCATGTCCCTCTGGGAGTCGCCCAAGCCCACCATCGCCCAGGTCCACGGATGGTGTGTAGGTGGGGGGACCGATATGGCCCTCTGCTGTGACCTCATCTTCGTGGCCGAGGACGCCCAGATCGGCTATCCCCCGGCGCGGATCTGGGGGCAGCCCACCACCGTCATGTGGGTCTATCGGCTGGGCCTGGAGCACGCCAAGCGGCTCATGCTGTCCGGCCAGCCCCTTACCGGTAAGGAGGCTGTGCAAGTAGGGCTGGCCTCGGCCGCCTTCCCCGCCCACCGTCTGCCGGAAGAAGTGGAGGCCTACGCCCACCGCCTCTCCTCCATTCCCCTGAACCAGCTGGTGATGAGCAAGCTGCTGGTCAACCAGGCCTACGAGAACATGGGCCTGCGCACCAGCCAGATCCTGGGCACCTTCCTGGATGGCATCGCCCGCCACACCCCCGAGGGGATCGCCTGGCGACGCACTGTGCTAGAGGAAGGGCTGCGGGAGGCCCTCAGGCGTCGCGACGCCCCCTTTGGCGATTATTCCCAGGGCTCCCGGTAG
- a CDS encoding aspartate carbamoyltransferase catalytic subunit, which yields MQEKATTPQAAIWRHRHLLDVDVLSPQELMLVLDTADAMREVLSREVPRVPTLRGTTVVNLFYEPSTRTRASFELAAKALGADVINIAVEQSSVRKGESLLDTVRTIEALGARVLVIRHWQSGAPYLVAGHTTMHVINAGDGWHAHPTQALLDLYTMRRHLGELHGRKVVIVGDIAHSRVARSNLWALTALGAQVVLCGPPTLMPPGLREGSWPSVEVSYNLDEAIEGADVVMALRLQRERMVAGLLPSLREYVRLYQVDEKRLRRASPTALLMHPGPVNEGIELAPEVVRCAQSVIDEQVTNGVAVRMAVLYLLTQRGGEGG from the coding sequence ATGCAGGAGAAGGCCACCACGCCACAGGCCGCCATCTGGCGCCACCGGCACCTGCTGGACGTGGACGTCCTCTCCCCCCAGGAGCTGATGCTGGTGCTGGACACGGCAGACGCCATGCGAGAGGTGCTATCGCGGGAGGTGCCGAGGGTCCCTACCCTGCGGGGCACCACGGTGGTCAACCTGTTTTACGAGCCCAGCACCCGCACCCGCGCCTCCTTCGAGCTGGCGGCCAAGGCACTAGGGGCCGATGTCATCAACATCGCCGTGGAACAGAGCAGCGTTAGGAAAGGCGAATCCCTCCTGGACACTGTGCGCACCATCGAGGCCCTAGGAGCGCGGGTGCTGGTGATTCGCCATTGGCAGTCGGGAGCGCCCTACCTGGTGGCCGGCCATACCACCATGCACGTCATCAACGCCGGCGACGGCTGGCACGCTCACCCCACCCAGGCGCTGCTGGACCTATACACCATGCGCCGCCACCTGGGCGAGCTGCATGGGCGGAAAGTGGTCATCGTCGGGGACATCGCCCACAGCCGGGTAGCCCGCTCCAATCTTTGGGCCCTCACGGCCTTGGGGGCCCAGGTGGTTTTGTGTGGACCCCCCACCCTCATGCCCCCTGGCCTGAGGGAGGGGTCGTGGCCATCGGTGGAGGTCTCTTACAACCTGGACGAGGCCATCGAGGGGGCAGATGTGGTGATGGCTCTCCGCCTCCAGAGGGAGCGGATGGTGGCTGGGCTGCTGCCGTCGCTGCGAGAATACGTCCGCCTCTACCAGGTGGACGAGAAGAGGCTAAGGCGAGCCAGCCCCACCGCCCTCCTCATGCACCCTGGCCCCGTTAATGAGGGCATCGAGCTGGCACCGGAGGTGGTGCGGTGCGCCCAATCGGTCATCGATGAACAGGTGACCAACGGAGTGGCCGTGCGCATGGCCGTCCTCTACCTGCTCACCCAGAGAGGAGGGGAAGGTGGATAG
- the pyrR gene encoding bifunctional pyr operon transcriptional regulator/uracil phosphoribosyltransferase PyrR, which yields MTEADIRRALRRIAHEIIERNKGVAEVVLVGMHTRGVPLAHRLAQILREFEGQEVPAGSLDIGLHRDDLPYRGTRPTLHRSHIPVDIDHKKVILVDDVLYTGRSIRAALDALMDYGRPAQVQLAVLVDRGHRELPIRADYVGKNVPTSRQEEVQVRLQEVDGRDEVVLVRPQGEG from the coding sequence ATGACGGAGGCCGACATCCGCCGGGCCCTGCGGCGCATCGCCCACGAGATCATCGAGCGCAACAAGGGCGTGGCGGAGGTGGTGCTGGTGGGGATGCACACCCGTGGTGTCCCCTTGGCACATCGCCTCGCCCAGATCCTGCGAGAGTTTGAGGGCCAGGAGGTGCCCGCGGGCTCCCTGGACATCGGCCTCCACCGGGATGACCTGCCCTACCGGGGCACCAGGCCCACCCTACACCGCAGCCACATCCCCGTGGACATCGACCACAAGAAGGTCATCCTGGTGGACGACGTGCTTTACACAGGGCGGAGCATCCGTGCCGCTCTGGATGCCCTCATGGACTATGGCCGTCCCGCCCAGGTCCAGCTGGCCGTGTTGGTGGACAGAGGTCACCGGGAGCTGCCCATCCGCGCCGATTACGTGGGCAAGAACGTGCCTACCTCTCGCCAGGAGGAGGTGCAGGTTCGTCTCCAAGAGGTGGACGGGCGTGATGAGGTGGTCCTCGTCCGCCCCCAGGGAGAGGGATGA
- a CDS encoding GNAT family N-acetyltransferase yields METLRVRRATVRDAGAIAQIGKLILEELGRESSALQEPMTAEAIAHRLRSYRRRGAMFVALWGKEAAGFAALEPSPEAQDTMVLGVWVLPKFRRRGVGTQLALAAMEHARRLGARRLRGTIPPDNEPALSFFGELGALAQAVGRGMQYELPL; encoded by the coding sequence ATGGAGACGCTGAGGGTGCGTCGGGCCACCGTGCGCGATGCCGGTGCCATCGCCCAAATAGGCAAACTCATCCTAGAGGAGCTAGGGCGCGAGTCCTCCGCCCTCCAGGAGCCCATGACGGCCGAGGCCATAGCCCACCGTCTGCGCAGTTACCGCCGCCGGGGGGCCATGTTCGTGGCCCTTTGGGGGAAGGAGGCGGCGGGCTTCGCCGCCCTGGAGCCATCCCCTGAGGCCCAGGACACCATGGTGCTAGGGGTATGGGTGTTGCCCAAGTTCCGGCGCCGTGGGGTGGGGACGCAGCTGGCCCTGGCGGCCATGGAGCACGCCCGTCGGCTAGGGGCCCGCCGCCTGCGGGGCACCATACCCCCGGATAACGAGCCTGCCCTCAGCTTCTTCGGGGAGCTGGGTGCCCTGGCCCAGGCTGTGGGCCGCGGCATGCAATACGAATTGCCGCTATGA
- a CDS encoding MoaD/ThiS family protein — translation MKVSVELQAYLERYSPHGRPVVEVELPEGATVDHLLRRLGIPDDMTQVIIVNNENADFDHPLKEGDRVILIPPLAGG, via the coding sequence ATGAAGGTCTCCGTAGAGCTGCAGGCCTATTTAGAGCGCTACTCCCCCCATGGACGCCCCGTGGTGGAGGTGGAGCTACCTGAGGGGGCCACGGTGGACCACCTGCTCCGCCGCCTGGGCATACCCGATGACATGACCCAAGTCATCATCGTCAACAACGAAAACGCCGACTTCGACCATCCCCTCAAGGAGGGCGATCGGGTCATCCTCATACCCCCCTTGGCCGGTGGTTAG
- a CDS encoding non-heme iron oxygenase ferredoxin subunit, whose protein sequence is MAQEVKVARVNEIPPGEMKLVELGEEEVVVANVGGQFFAFANKCSHRGGPLAEGELEGELVRCPWHGGQFNVRTGEAVAPPPSKPIPVYQVRVEGDDVYLVR, encoded by the coding sequence ATGGCCCAGGAGGTAAAGGTGGCGAGGGTAAACGAGATCCCCCCGGGGGAGATGAAGCTGGTGGAGTTGGGCGAGGAGGAGGTGGTGGTGGCCAACGTGGGAGGGCAGTTCTTCGCCTTCGCCAACAAGTGTAGCCACCGGGGCGGCCCTCTGGCTGAGGGGGAGCTAGAGGGGGAACTGGTGCGGTGTCCCTGGCACGGCGGTCAGTTCAACGTCCGCACCGGGGAGGCGGTAGCCCCTCCCCCATCCAAGCCCATCCCCGTATACCAGGTGCGGGTGGAGGGGGACGACGTATACCTGGTGCGCTAA
- a CDS encoding dihydroorotase produces MDRARFQTGRKQLAIRGGRIVDPSQGLDMVGDVLLAHGRVVAVGPDVGREAEEAIDARGLVVCPGLVDIHCHLREPGMEHKETIQSGTMAAARGGFTTVCCMPNTEPPLDSPALVRWVLERAGQVGVVRVLPIASLTRGRRGEELVDMAELAQAGAVAFSDDGNPVVNAHLMRRALEYASMLGMTVIDHCEDPGLAAGGVMHEGWVSARLGLAGAPAEAEEVMVARDIALARLTGGNVHIAHVSTKWALVHLAWAKGQGLPVTAEVTPHHLLLTHEAVMCPSGEGPGAISYNTSAKVSPPLRTPDDVAACQQALAQGTIDCIATDHAPHAQEDKLCEFDMAAPGISGLETALGLCLQLVHQERLSLHRLIEAMTAAPVRALGLDRRIPGLGTLRPGAPADVTAIDLEREWTVDPASFASRGKNTPFAGRRLRGRAVLTIAGGRVVWRE; encoded by the coding sequence GTGGATAGGGCCCGTTTTCAGACTGGACGTAAACAGCTGGCCATCCGTGGCGGGCGCATCGTGGACCCCTCCCAGGGGCTGGACATGGTGGGCGACGTCCTCCTGGCCCATGGCAGGGTGGTGGCAGTGGGCCCCGACGTGGGCCGGGAGGCCGAGGAGGCCATCGACGCCCGGGGCCTTGTGGTCTGCCCTGGCCTGGTGGACATCCACTGCCACCTGCGGGAGCCTGGCATGGAGCACAAGGAGACCATCCAATCGGGCACTATGGCCGCTGCCCGTGGCGGGTTCACCACCGTCTGCTGCATGCCCAACACTGAGCCGCCGCTGGATTCCCCAGCCCTGGTGCGCTGGGTGCTGGAGAGGGCAGGCCAGGTGGGAGTGGTGCGCGTGCTGCCCATCGCCTCCCTCACCAGGGGCAGGAGAGGGGAGGAGCTAGTGGACATGGCGGAGCTGGCGCAGGCAGGGGCCGTGGCCTTCAGTGACGACGGCAATCCCGTGGTCAATGCCCACCTCATGCGACGGGCCCTCGAGTACGCCTCCATGCTGGGGATGACAGTCATCGACCATTGTGAAGACCCGGGCTTGGCCGCCGGCGGCGTCATGCACGAGGGATGGGTCTCCGCCCGCCTAGGGCTGGCAGGGGCGCCAGCGGAGGCCGAGGAGGTGATGGTGGCCCGGGACATAGCCCTTGCCCGCCTGACAGGTGGCAACGTCCACATCGCCCATGTGAGCACCAAGTGGGCGCTGGTCCACCTGGCATGGGCCAAGGGCCAAGGCCTGCCTGTTACCGCTGAGGTCACCCCTCACCATCTCCTCCTCACCCATGAGGCGGTCATGTGCCCCTCGGGGGAGGGCCCGGGCGCTATCTCCTATAACACCTCCGCCAAGGTGAGCCCACCTTTGAGGACACCTGATGACGTGGCGGCCTGTCAGCAGGCCCTAGCCCAGGGTACCATCGACTGCATCGCCACCGACCATGCTCCCCACGCCCAGGAAGATAAGCTGTGCGAGTTCGATATGGCTGCGCCGGGCATCTCGGGGCTGGAGACGGCCCTTGGGCTGTGCCTCCAGTTGGTACACCAGGAGCGCTTGTCCCTCCACCGCCTCATCGAGGCGATGACGGCAGCGCCGGTGCGGGCCTTGGGCCTGGATCGCCGTATCCCTGGCCTCGGCACCTTACGCCCCGGCGCCCCCGCCGACGTGACGGCCATCGATCTAGAACGCGAGTGGACCGTGGACCCCGCCTCCTTCGCCAGCCGGGGCAAAAACACCCCCTTTGCCGGCCGACGGCTGCGCGGCCGGGCAGTGCTCACCATAGCCGGGGGGAGGGTGGTATGGCGGGAGTAG
- a CDS encoding FAD-dependent oxidoreductase yields MTRYVILGASAAGLAALEAIRERDPDGEVVLVSKEGEPCYSRVALPYLLSGEKNLAQITLYGQDYFRTKRVETIWGVGATALDRQRKEVRLEDGSTLGYDKLLIATGSRPRVPPIQGIQEADVCYHWTLADARKIEERAQRATDCFVIGAGFISLLTITALMKRVPLRYTVVEIAEQVMPQLLDQRGAHILEEEMRRQGIDLLLGDSVAAMERGKDGRYAVQLRSGKTYTADMVICGTGVEPNIGFLMGSGLDLGLGVRTNQRQETNLPDVYAAGDCAETRDLQTGQPAVHAIWPTAVDQGKVAGANMAGDSLTYPGSLSWNVTELFGLTCASVGQFREGPGTEPIIFHDPIANIYRKILVDHKGQVAGVVLVGRAQDAQELGILQAMIRRGTDISRWKEHLARERTTLGHVGLEALKAQLARRQA; encoded by the coding sequence ATGACCAGGTACGTCATATTGGGGGCCTCGGCAGCAGGGCTGGCCGCCCTGGAGGCCATTCGGGAACGGGATCCCGATGGGGAGGTGGTACTGGTCTCCAAGGAGGGGGAGCCGTGCTACTCCCGGGTGGCCCTCCCTTACCTGCTATCTGGGGAAAAGAACTTGGCCCAGATCACCCTGTACGGGCAGGACTACTTCCGCACCAAGAGGGTGGAGACCATCTGGGGAGTGGGGGCCACAGCCCTAGACCGGCAGCGGAAGGAAGTCCGGCTGGAAGACGGGAGCACCCTGGGCTACGATAAGCTCCTCATCGCCACCGGCTCCCGCCCCCGCGTGCCCCCTATCCAAGGCATCCAGGAGGCCGACGTCTGCTATCACTGGACCCTGGCCGACGCCCGCAAGATAGAGGAGAGGGCACAAAGGGCCACCGACTGCTTCGTCATCGGCGCCGGCTTCATAAGCCTCCTGACCATCACCGCCCTCATGAAGCGGGTACCCCTGCGCTACACGGTGGTGGAGATCGCTGAGCAGGTGATGCCTCAGCTGCTGGACCAGCGTGGGGCCCACATCCTGGAGGAAGAGATGCGCCGCCAGGGCATCGACCTCCTGCTGGGGGATTCGGTGGCAGCCATGGAGAGGGGAAAAGATGGTCGCTACGCCGTGCAATTGCGTAGCGGCAAGACCTACACGGCTGATATGGTGATATGCGGCACAGGGGTGGAGCCTAACATCGGCTTCCTCATGGGGTCGGGCCTGGACCTAGGGCTGGGGGTTCGCACTAACCAGCGGCAGGAGACCAACCTTCCCGACGTCTACGCCGCCGGCGACTGCGCCGAGACCCGCGACCTACAGACGGGCCAGCCAGCGGTCCACGCCATCTGGCCCACGGCCGTGGACCAGGGGAAGGTGGCGGGGGCCAATATGGCCGGCGATTCCCTCACTTACCCCGGCAGCCTGAGCTGGAACGTGACTGAGCTCTTCGGCCTCACGTGCGCCTCAGTGGGGCAGTTCCGGGAGGGGCCAGGGACGGAGCCCATCATCTTTCACGACCCCATCGCCAACATCTATCGTAAAATCCTCGTCGACCATAAGGGCCAGGTGGCAGGGGTCGTCCTCGTAGGCCGGGCCCAGGACGCCCAGGAGCTGGGCATATTGCAGGCCATGATCCGCCGCGGCACCGACATCTCCCGCTGGAAGGAGCACCTAGCGCGGGAGCGGACGACCCTGGGCCACGTGGGCCTCGAGGCCCTCAAGGCCCAGCTAGCGAGGCGACAGGCATGA
- the carB gene encoding carbamoyl-phosphate synthase large subunit, translated as MGRPEKVLIIGSGPIVIGQAAEFDYSGSQACRALREEGIHTILVNPNPATIMTDEGIADTIYIEPLTVEVLRQIIRRERPDGLLATLGGQTALNLAVALADAGVLDEYGVKVLGTPVEAIRRAEDRELFKSLLDDIGEPRPESETVHTVEEARRVARELGLPLVVRPAYTLGGTGGGIARTMEELEHIVSIGLRVSPIGQVLLERCLLGWKEVEYEVMRDGADNCIIVCNIENMDPMGVHTGDSIVVAPSQTLSDKEYQMLRTAALKIIRALGVEGGCNIQFALAPRQEIAPWALRPDGHPPYYVIEVNPRVSRSSALASKATGYPIARVAAKIAVGLRLDQIRNQVTGKTTAAFEPALDYVVVKIPRWPFDKFPLGERTLSTQMKSTGETMAIARTFEQALQKAVRSLEFSDRTLLWEDPSWSEEEIRHLVATPNDLRLWAIMAALRRGADVMELARLSGIDPWFLEKMSGLVAMERRLLAEPLTPQLLREAKLKGFADRDIATLADMLPEQVRQMRQRWGIRPVYKMVDTCAAEFEAQTPYFYSTYEEDEEAENEAPPLPGPKAVVLGSGPIRIGQGIEFDYCSVHTVWALQENGLKAILVNCNPETVSTDFDTSDRLYFEPLDEESVRDILENETCEDGPPPVIVQFGGQTAINLAWPLARAGLPLLGSTAEAIDLAEDRARFEALLYELGIPQPPGASVQSLEEALHTAAVLGYPVLVRPSYVLGGRAMEIVESTNQLIHFVQEATQVGEGRPIRIDKYLEGIEAEVDAICDGHDVLIPGVMQHIERAGVHSGDSMAVYPPLNLTAQEVETIVDYTRRLARAMAIKGLINVQFVILREGGQSTVYVLEMNPRASRTVPFIAKATGVPLVKLAVGTLLGKTIPEMGYPYGLWPPGHLVAVKAPVFSMLKLAGVDTYLGPEMKSTGEVMGIDTDFRAALAKALLAADMALPPKGSILLSLADRTKPEAIPIIRRLAQAGYRLYATEGTAALIRGLGLEVAEVTKRLSQGHPNVVDIIRQGLVNAVINTPEGAQMATIKDGFYIRRAAVERRIPCFTSIDTARAAVEALVVDQHRFSVQPLPEYRRP; from the coding sequence ATGGGCAGGCCCGAAAAAGTCCTCATCATCGGCTCGGGGCCCATCGTCATCGGCCAAGCGGCCGAGTTCGATTACTCGGGCTCCCAGGCCTGCCGCGCCCTCCGCGAGGAAGGGATCCATACCATCCTTGTCAACCCCAACCCGGCCACCATCATGACCGACGAAGGCATCGCCGACACAATATACATCGAACCCCTGACAGTGGAGGTGCTGCGACAGATCATCCGTCGAGAGCGGCCCGATGGCCTTCTGGCCACCCTGGGAGGGCAGACTGCCCTAAACCTGGCGGTGGCCCTGGCCGACGCCGGCGTCCTGGACGAGTATGGGGTGAAGGTGCTGGGCACCCCTGTGGAGGCCATCCGCCGCGCCGAGGACCGAGAGCTGTTCAAGAGCCTGTTGGACGATATCGGCGAGCCAAGGCCCGAGAGCGAGACCGTCCACACCGTCGAGGAGGCCCGCCGTGTGGCCCGGGAGCTGGGCCTGCCCCTGGTGGTGCGCCCCGCCTACACCTTGGGGGGAACCGGCGGCGGCATCGCCCGCACTATGGAGGAACTGGAACACATCGTCTCCATAGGCCTCCGCGTCTCCCCCATCGGCCAAGTGTTGCTGGAGCGGTGCCTTCTGGGCTGGAAAGAGGTGGAGTATGAGGTGATGCGGGATGGGGCCGATAACTGCATCATTGTGTGCAACATAGAGAATATGGACCCTATGGGAGTCCATACCGGCGATAGCATAGTGGTGGCCCCCAGCCAGACGCTCAGCGATAAGGAGTACCAGATGCTGCGCACCGCCGCCCTGAAGATCATCCGCGCCCTGGGTGTGGAGGGGGGCTGCAACATCCAGTTCGCCCTGGCCCCGAGACAGGAGATCGCCCCCTGGGCCTTGCGCCCCGACGGCCACCCGCCCTACTACGTTATCGAGGTCAACCCTCGTGTGTCCCGCTCCTCCGCTCTCGCCTCCAAGGCCACCGGATACCCCATCGCCCGCGTGGCCGCTAAGATCGCCGTGGGGCTCCGCCTGGACCAGATCCGGAACCAGGTGACGGGCAAGACCACGGCCGCCTTCGAACCGGCCCTGGACTACGTGGTGGTCAAGATCCCCCGCTGGCCCTTCGACAAGTTCCCCCTGGGGGAACGCACCCTCAGCACCCAGATGAAGTCCACCGGGGAGACCATGGCCATCGCCCGCACCTTCGAGCAAGCCCTGCAGAAGGCGGTGCGCTCCCTGGAGTTCAGCGACCGCACCCTGCTGTGGGAGGATCCCTCCTGGTCGGAGGAGGAGATCCGCCACCTGGTGGCCACCCCCAACGACTTGCGTCTTTGGGCTATCATGGCCGCCCTGCGCCGAGGGGCGGATGTGATGGAGCTGGCCAGGCTTTCGGGCATCGACCCCTGGTTCCTGGAGAAGATGTCTGGCCTTGTGGCCATGGAGCGCCGCCTCCTGGCGGAGCCCCTCACGCCCCAGCTCCTGCGGGAGGCCAAGCTTAAGGGCTTCGCTGACCGCGACATCGCCACCTTGGCGGACATGCTGCCGGAGCAGGTGCGGCAGATGCGCCAGCGGTGGGGCATCAGGCCGGTGTACAAGATGGTGGACACCTGCGCTGCCGAGTTCGAGGCCCAGACCCCCTATTTCTACAGCACCTACGAGGAGGACGAGGAGGCGGAGAACGAAGCCCCTCCTTTGCCGGGGCCCAAGGCCGTAGTCCTGGGCTCTGGGCCCATCCGCATCGGTCAGGGCATAGAGTTCGACTACTGCTCCGTGCACACCGTCTGGGCCCTTCAGGAAAACGGCCTTAAGGCCATCCTGGTCAACTGCAACCCCGAGACAGTCTCCACCGACTTCGACACCAGCGACCGCCTTTACTTCGAGCCCCTAGACGAGGAATCGGTGCGAGACATCCTGGAGAACGAGACGTGCGAGGACGGGCCACCGCCGGTCATCGTCCAGTTCGGTGGGCAGACGGCCATCAACCTGGCCTGGCCCCTGGCCCGGGCCGGCCTCCCCCTCCTGGGTTCCACCGCCGAAGCCATCGACCTGGCCGAGGACCGGGCCCGCTTCGAGGCCTTACTGTACGAGCTGGGCATCCCCCAGCCCCCCGGCGCCTCCGTGCAGAGCTTGGAGGAGGCGTTGCATACGGCAGCCGTGCTGGGTTATCCCGTCCTGGTGCGCCCTAGCTACGTTCTAGGGGGGCGGGCTATGGAGATAGTGGAGAGCACCAACCAGCTCATCCACTTCGTGCAGGAGGCGACTCAGGTGGGGGAGGGGCGGCCCATCCGCATCGATAAATACCTGGAGGGCATCGAGGCGGAGGTGGATGCCATCTGCGATGGTCACGACGTCCTGATCCCCGGTGTCATGCAGCACATCGAGCGGGCTGGGGTCCACTCAGGCGACTCCATGGCCGTCTACCCGCCCCTGAACCTGACGGCCCAGGAGGTGGAGACCATCGTGGATTATACGCGGCGCCTGGCCCGTGCCATGGCCATCAAGGGGCTCATCAACGTGCAGTTCGTCATCCTGCGCGAGGGAGGGCAGTCCACCGTCTATGTGCTGGAGATGAACCCCCGTGCCAGCCGCACCGTGCCCTTCATCGCCAAGGCCACGGGGGTGCCCCTGGTCAAGCTGGCGGTGGGCACCCTCCTGGGGAAGACCATCCCGGAGATGGGCTACCCCTATGGGTTGTGGCCGCCAGGGCATCTGGTGGCCGTCAAGGCCCCTGTCTTCTCTATGCTGAAGCTGGCGGGGGTGGATACCTACCTGGGCCCGGAGATGAAGTCCACAGGTGAAGTGATGGGCATCGATACGGACTTCAGGGCCGCCCTGGCCAAGGCCCTTCTGGCCGCCGACATGGCCCTCCCCCCTAAGGGGTCCATCCTCCTCTCCCTGGCCGACCGCACCAAGCCTGAGGCCATACCCATCATCCGCCGTTTGGCCCAGGCCGGCTACCGCCTCTACGCCACTGAGGGGACGGCGGCCCTCATAAGGGGGCTGGGGCTGGAGGTGGCAGAGGTGACCAAGAGGCTCAGCCAGGGGCATCCCAACGTGGTGGACATCATCCGCCAGGGCCTGGTGAACGCCGTCATCAATACGCCGGAGGGGGCGCAGATGGCCACCATAAAGGACGGCTTCTACATCCGGCGGGCGGCCGTGGAGCGACGCATCCCCTGCTTTACCTCCATCGATACCGCCAGGGCGGCGGTGGAGGCCCTGGTGGTGGACCAGCACCGCTTCTCGGTGCAGCCCCTCCCCGAGTACAGGCGGCCATGA
- the carA gene encoding glutamine-hydrolyzing carbamoyl-phosphate synthase small subunit, with amino-acid sequence MAGVDGKAFLVLEDGSIFPGRPFGAVGPAYGEVVFSTAMTGYQEMLTDPSYAGQILVLTYPLVGNYGINRHDVESRRIQVRALVVREACAAPSHWSSEMSLHEYLASQGVPGLAGVDTRALTRRLRTQGVMMGAIVLDEPPLRALERLQHVPRYGTTDLVREVSSPAPYLWEPPLQEQHRIVVVDSGVKFNIMRILRRLGCQVTVVPCTATAEDVLGLDPDGVILSPGPGDPAILDYLVATAQGLVGRTPLLGICLGHQVIARAFGARTFKLKFGHRGANHPVKDLLSGRVFITAQNHGYAVDGEGLRGGLEVWQVHLNDGTVEGLYHRELPILGIQYHSEASPGPWDNEYVFQRFLEMVSHHKEGRWRR; translated from the coding sequence ATGGCGGGAGTAGATGGTAAGGCCTTCCTGGTGTTGGAAGATGGCTCCATCTTCCCTGGGCGGCCCTTTGGCGCCGTGGGCCCCGCTTACGGAGAGGTGGTCTTCTCCACCGCCATGACCGGCTACCAGGAGATGCTTACCGATCCCTCCTACGCCGGACAGATCTTGGTCCTCACCTATCCCCTCGTGGGCAACTACGGCATCAACCGCCATGATGTGGAGTCCAGACGCATCCAGGTGCGGGCCTTGGTGGTGCGGGAGGCGTGTGCCGCCCCCTCCCATTGGTCATCGGAGATGAGCCTCCACGAGTATCTCGCCTCTCAAGGCGTGCCGGGCCTGGCAGGGGTGGACACCCGCGCCCTCACTCGCCGCCTGCGCACACAAGGGGTCATGATGGGGGCCATCGTCCTTGATGAGCCGCCACTGCGGGCCCTTGAACGGCTGCAGCATGTGCCCCGCTACGGCACCACCGACCTGGTGCGCGAGGTGAGCTCCCCGGCTCCCTACCTCTGGGAGCCGCCGCTGCAGGAACAGCACCGCATCGTGGTGGTGGACAGCGGCGTCAAGTTCAACATCATGCGCATATTGCGCCGCCTGGGATGCCAGGTGACGGTGGTGCCCTGCACGGCGACAGCAGAGGATGTGTTGGGGCTGGACCCCGACGGTGTTATTCTCTCCCCAGGGCCAGGGGACCCAGCCATCCTGGATTACCTAGTGGCCACAGCCCAGGGGCTTGTAGGCCGCACACCCTTGTTGGGCATCTGCCTGGGACACCAGGTCATCGCCCGCGCCTTCGGCGCCCGCACCTTTAAGCTCAAGTTTGGGCATCGGGGGGCCAACCACCCGGTGAAGGACCTCCTCTCGGGCAGGGTGTTCATCACCGCCCAGAACCATGGGTACGCGGTGGACGGCGAAGGGCTTCGCGGGGGGCTAGAGGTGTGGCAGGTCCACCTCAACGACGGCACGGTGGAGGGTCTCTACCACCGGGAGCTACCCATCCTGGGCATCCAGTATCATTCAGAGGCCTCGCCGGGGCCCTGGGACAATGAATACGTATTCCAGCGCTTCTTAGAGATGGTCAGCCACCACAAGGAGGGAAGATGGAGACGCTGA